The genome window CCGGCGGCCGCGGACTGATGCTGGTCAAGAGCATCAGCCTGGCCGCCGGCGGCTCCTGCGACGTGGAGCAGACCGGGGACGGCGGCAAGGTGATCTGGGCCTCGCTGCCGCTCCCCGGGTGAGCCGGTGAACTACTGACGGACCGTCACCAGTCCCGGCCGGCGATCTCCCGGATGCCCGGCAGCGCGGCCTGGAAGACGGTGTCGAACCAGACCGAGAACGGCTTCTCCTGCTGGAGCTCCTTCAGCTCCTGGGCGGTGACGAACCGGGTGGAGTCGACCTCCTCCGGGTCCGGCCGCAGCTCGTCGGTGACCAGGCCGACGAAGAGGTGGTTCCACTCCCGCTCGATCAGCCCGGAGGCCTCGTCCGGCAGGTCGTAGCGGACGGTGCCGGCCGCGCAGAGCAGCGCGGGGGCGGCACCGAGCTCCTCGGCGGTGCGCCGGGCGGCGGCGACGAACGGCGGCTCGTCGGGGTACGGGTGGCCGCAGCAGGTGTTGGACCAGACCCCGGGCGAGTGGTACTTGCCCAGCGCCCGGCGCTGCAGCAGCAGCCGGCCCTGCTTGTCGAAGAGGAAGACCGAGAAGGCCCGGTGCAGGTGCCCGGGCTGCTGGTGGGCCCAGAGCTTCTCCGCGGTGCCGATGGTGACGCCCTGGTCGTCCACCAGCTCCAACAGGATCTCGGGGGAGGCCGCGACGACGGGGTCGTCGGCCAGGCTGGTCGATCGGCTATCGGGCATTGGACCTCTTTCGGCGCGTGGACCGGTCACGGGGGCCCAGTCTGCCGCATGCCCGGCGCGCGGGGACGGATTCGCCGCCGCTGCCAGGTACAGGCGCCTTCGCACGGCGTGCGCGAACGGCCTCGCGCCCCCTCGGGCGCACACGCTCCCCAGGTGTCGGGAGATTCGTCCACGGACCGTTCACCGCCCGCTCACCCGCGGCCCGCCCGGGCGGGCGGCGTTCGGGCAGGTCATCCGAGTCGCCTACCATCGCTTACGGCACAGCCTGCGGACCCGGGGGTGCGAGACCGGCCGTCACGCGGGCACCCGCAGCAGCAGTGCCGACCGCCCGGCCCGACGAACCACAGGAGACCCCGCATGATCGGCCTCGTCCTGGCAGCCGGCGCCGGCCGCCGGCTGCGCCCGTACACCGACACCCTGCCCAAGGCACTGGTCCCGGTGGACGGCGAGAAGACCGTGCTGGACCTCACCCTCGGCAACTTCGCCGAGGTCGGACTGCGCGAGGCCGCCATCGTGGTCGGCTACCGCAAGGAGGCCGTCGAGCAGCGCAAGGCCGAACTGGAGAGCCGCTACGGGGTGCGGCTGACCCTGGTGGAGAACGACCGCGCCGAGGAGTGGAACAACGCCTACTCGCTCTGGTGCGCCCGCGAGCTCTTCGGCGAGGGCCTGCTGCTGGCCAACGGCGACACCGTGCACCCGGCCTCGGTGCAGCGCACCATGCTCGACGCCAACGACCGGCTGATCACCGAGGGCCGCGCCCCCGGCCTGCTGCTCGCGCTGGACACCGTCAAGAAGCTGGCCGACGAGGAGATGAAGGTCGTCGTCGATCCGGCAAAGGGCGTGCAAAGGATCACCAAGCTGATGGACCCGGCCGAGGCGACCGGCGAGTACATCGGCCTCACCGTGATCAACCCGTCCGCCGGCGCCGACCTGACCGACGCGCTGCGCACCACCTTCGAGCGCGACCCGCAGCTCTACTACGAGGACGGCTACCAGGAGATGGCCGACCGCGGCCTGCGGATCGACGTGCAGCCGATCGGCGAGGTCGCCTGGGTCGAGGTCGACAACCACGAGGACCTGGCGAAGGCCCGGGAGATCGCATGCCGGTACTGACCAGGCTGATCCCCTCCCCGCTGTTCGTCGAGATCCGCCCCGGCGCGCTGGACGCGCTGGCCGGCGTGCTGGCCGACCAACGGCTCTCCACCGCCGGCCGGATCGCGGTGGCGATCAGCAACGGCAGCGGCGCCAAGCTGCGCCAGCGGCTGGAGCCGCAGCTGCCGAAGGCCGACTGGTACCGGGTCGAGGACGGCACCCTGGACGCCGCGGTGCGCCTGGCCGAGCAGATGCGCGGCGGCCACTACGACGTGCTGGTCGGCATGGGCGGCGGCAAGATCATCGACGCGGCCAAGTACGCGGCGGCCCGGGTCGGCCTGCCGCTGGTCGCGGTCGCCACCAACCTGGCGCACGACGGGCTCTGCTCGCCGGTCTCCTCGCTGGACAACGACGCCGGGCGCGGCTCCTACGGGGTGCCCTCGCCGATCGGCATCCTGGTCGACCTCGACGTGGTCCGGCAGGCGCCGCTGCGCTTCGTGGCCTCCGGGATCGGCGACATCGTCTCCAACATCTCCGCCTGCGCCGACTGGGAGCTGTCGCACCGGGAGACCGGAGAGGCGGTGGACGGACTGGCCGTCGCGATGGCCCGCTCGGCGGGCGAGAACATCCTGCGGCACCCCGGTGCGCTCCCGGACCAGGACCTGCTGACAGCGCTCGCGGAAGCACTGGTACTGTCCGGCATCGCGATGAACATCACGGGCAGCACCCGGCCCTCGTCGGGCGCCTGCCACGAGATCTCGCACGCCCTGGACGTGCTGTACCCCAAGCGTTCCGCCCAGCACGGCGAGCAGGTCGGCCTCGGGGCCGCCTTCGCGAGCCACCTGCGGGGCGAGCGCGAACTGACCCGACTGATCGTCGACTGCCTGCGGACCCACGGGCTGCCGGTGACCGCCGATCAGCTCGGTTTCAGCGAGGCGGAGTTCACCGACGCGGTGCACTACGCTCCGAATACCCGCCCGGGACGCTTCACCATCCTTGAGCACCTCGACCTCTCCCCAACAGCCATCAGGGACGCGTACGCCGACTATGTCCAAGCCGTCAACCGCTGAATCGCCCTCAGCTTCCCGCCCCCCGGTCGACCTCACGGTCCGTCCCTCGATCGAGGAGCTGCGCGCGGTCATCCACCCCGCGGGCATGCTGCAGCGCCGCAGTGCCGAGCACTGGGCCGGCCGGCTGTACATGCGCAGGATCTCGCTGCGGATCACCCGGCTGCTCTCCACGGTCACCGCGATCACCCCGAACGGCCTGACCTACCTGATGATGCTCACCGGCATCCTGGCCGGTGCCGCGCTGGTGATCCCGGGCATCGCGGGCGCGATCGCCGGGGCCCTGCTGATCCAGGTCTACCTGCTGCTCGACTGCGTGGACGGCGAGGTGGCCCGCTGGCGCCGGCAGACCTCGCTCACCGGCGTCTACCTGGACCGGGTCGGCCACTACATGTCCGAGGCCGCGCTGCTCACCGGCCTCGGCCTGCGCGCCACCGACCTGCTCCACCGCAACGGCCCGGCCAGCCACTGGGAGTGGGCCTTCCTCGGCACCCTGGCCGCGCTCGGCGCGATCCTGATCAAGTCGGAGACCGACCTGGTCGACGTCGCCCGGGCCCGCTCCGGCATGACCGCGGTGGAGGACAGCGCCTCGGTGCCCCGCTCCTCCGGCGTGGCCAGGGCCCGCAAGGCGGCCGCCTTCCTCAAGTTCCACCGGCTGGTCGGCGCCGTCGAGGCCTCGCTCTTCATCCTGGCGGCCGGGATCGCCGACCAGGTGCACGGCGGCCTCTTCTTCACCCGCCTCGCGGTCGTGGTGCTGGCGGCCATCGCCATGCTGCAGACCGTGCTGCACCTGCTCAGCATCGTCCTGTCCAGCAGGCTGCGATGAGCGCGGCGGCGGCCGAGCGGACCGACCGGGTCGGCCAGGCCGAGCGCTTCCGGCTCGGCGCCGTGATCATCACCATGGGCAACCGCCCGGCCGAACTGGCCGCGCTGATCGACTCGGTGCGCGCCCAGGAGGGCCCGGCGGTCGAGCTCGCCGTGGTTGCCAACGGCGCCCCGCTGCCCCCGCTGCCCGAGGGCGTGCGGACCGTCGAGCTGCCGGAGAACCTGGGCATCCCGGGCGGCCGCAACGTCGGCATCGAGCTGTTCGGCCCGAACGGTCGCGACGTCGACGCGGTGCTCTTCCTGGACGACGACGGCTGCCTGCCGCGCACCGACTCGGCCCGGCTGCTGCGCGAGGCCTTCACGGCCGACCCGGGCCTGGGCATCGTCAGCTTCCGGATCGCCGACCCGGACACCGGCGAGACCCAGCGCCGCCACGTGCCCCGGCTGCGGGCCAGCGACCCGCTGCGCTCCTCGCCCGTGACCACCTTCCTGGGCGGGGCCAGCGCGGTCCGCTGCGCGGTGTTCGAGAACGCCGGCCAGCTGCCCGCGGAGTTCTTCTACGCCCACGAGGAGACCGACCTGGCCTGGCGGGCGCTCGACGCCGGCTGGTCGATCGACTACCGCGCGGACGTGGTGCTGCACCACCCCACCACCTCGCCGGCCCGGCACGCCACCTACTTCCACAACGTGGCGCGCAACCGGGTCTGGCTGGCCCGGCGGAACCTTCCGGCCCCGCTGGTGCCTCTCTACCTGTGCACCTGGATGCTGCTCACCCTGGCCCGCCGACCCTCGGGGGAGGCTTGGAAGGCATGGCGGACCGGGTTCCGGGAGGGCTGGCGCACACCCGCGGGTGCGCGACGGCCCATGCGATGGCGTACTGTATGGCGATTGACCAGGTTGGGCAGACCGCCGGTCATCTGATCACCCGTGCGGTGGACCCACCACACCGCCGCTCGGACACCCCCCGTGATCCGCTGGGACCCCGGTTCCCCATGCCCCGTTCAGGGGCCCCGGCGACTGCCCCCGGCCAGCAGCCGGACTTCCGATTCGTGAAGGACGAATGTGTCGACAGTGAGTGAACCGATCAACCTCTCCCGCCCCGGGGGTGTTGATACCGGGCTGACCCAGAAGCAGCTCGCCGAGAAGTACGGCCTCGCGGTCAGTGGGGCCCGGCCCGGGTTGTTCGCCTACACGAAGCAGCTGTGGGGCCGGCGGCACTTCATCGTCGCCTTCGCCACGGCCCGCCTGGTCGCGCAGTACACCACCGCCAAGATGGGCCAGGTCTGGCAGGTCGTCACCCCGCTGCTCAACTGCGCGGTGTTCTACCTGGTGTTCGGCGTGATCCTGAAGAACCGGAACATCCCGGACTACATCCCGTGGCTGTGCACCGGTGTCTTCATCTTCCAGTTCACCCAGAGCGCGGTGCAGTCCGGCACCGGGGCGATCTCCTACAACCTCGGTCTGATCCGGGCGCTGCACTTCCCGCGCGCCTGCATGCCGATCGCCTTCACCGTGATCCAGCTGCAGCAGCTGCTGATCTCGATGGTCGTGCTGGTTGCGATCGTGCTCGGCTTCGGCATGCCGGTCGGTGCCGCCTGGCTGCTGGTGGTCCCGGCGCTGATCTTCCAGATGCTGTTCAACACCGGTCTCGCGCTGATCATGGCCCGGATCGGGGCGAAGACCAGCGACGTCTCCCAGCTGATGCCGTTCCTGCTGCGCACCTGGATGTACATCTCCGGCGTCATGTACAGCATCAGCGGCAACGTCTCGGGGTGGCCGTCGTACTGCCGGTTCCTGATGCAGATCAACCCGGCCTCCGTGTACATGGAGCTGATCCGGCACTCGCTGATGCCGTCGATCTACAACCGCACCCTGCACCCGGTCCACTACCAGGTCCTGCCCCCGCACGTCTGGGCTGCCGCTGTCGCCTGGGGTGTCGTGATGTTCGTGCTGGGTTACGTCTTCTTCTGGAAGGCTGAGGAGGAGTACGGCCGTGGCTGACACCGTGACGACGACCGACCGCGAGGAGCGCGACGCCAAGGCGATCGCCGCGGCGCAGGAGACCCGGGTCCCGACCGTGGTCGTGGACGACGTGCACATCATCTACAAGGTGCACGGCGCCTCGGCCGGCAAGGGCAGCGCCACCTCGGCGCTCTCCCGGCTGATCAGCAAGAAGCGCTCTCCCGCGATCACCGAGGTGCACGCCGTGCGCGGCATCTCCTTCACCGCCTACAAGGGCGAGGCGATCGGCCTGATCGGCTCCAACGGCTCCGGCAAGTCGACCATGCTGTCGGCCATCGCCGGCCTGCTGCCGACGGCCAAGGGCGGGATCTACACCCAGGGCCAGCCCTCGCTGCTCGGCGTGAACGCGGCGCTGATGGACGACCTGACCGGTGAGCGCAACGTGGTGCTCGGCTGCCTGGCGATGGGCATGAGCCCGGCCCAGGTGAAGGAGCGCTACCAGGACATCGTGGACTTCTCGGGCATCAACGAGAAGGGCCAGTTCATCAACCTGCCGATGCGCACCTACTCGTCCGGCATGGCCGCCCGCCTGCGGTTCTCCATCGCGGCGGCCAAGACCCACGACGTGCTGCTGATCGACGAGGCGCTGTCCACCGGCGACCAGGCGTTCCAGCGCCGCAGCGAGGCCCGGATCCGCGAGCTGCGCAAGGAGGCCGGTACGGTCTTCCTGGTCAGCCACAACAACAACGCGATCCGCGACACCTGCGAGCGGACCATCTGGATCGAGACCGGCGAGCTGATCATGGACGGTCCGACCGACGAGGTGGTCGGGATGTACGAGCGCGGCGAGCGCCCGTAGGTCCGAGCCGACCCGCCGACACCGGAGCCGGTGCCGGGACGCCAGAAGCGTCCCGGCACCGGCTCCGTCGTTGTGCGCCCGGGGCCGTCCGGTGCGCCGGCCGGCGGGGCCCCGCGCACGCCCTGAGCAGGCGCGCGGGGGCGTGTGCGCCGGGCGAGTGAGCAGGTTCGGCGCGCCGTGGGGCGGGCTTTTCGGCTGGTGCCGGAAAGTGAAAGGGTGGGGGCCCAGGCGCGGTCCGTTTCCGCCCCGGGGGAATATCCGAGTCGATTCCATGGTCAACACCGGTGTAGAACGGGGGAGTGACGGACGTGACGGTATCGGCCCGGTCCTCGGTGCGGCGCCAGGAGGCCTCGGTGGGGGACACACTCGACAAGGCGGCCAGGGAGAACTTCCCGGTCGCCCCCGGCTTCCTGCCCGCGGCCTGGCGGGACGACCTGATGGCGGTCTACGGCTTCGCGCGGCTGGTCGACGACGCGGGGGACGGCGACCTCGCCGACCCCGCCGGGACGGCGGAGCTGCTGGGGGCCCCCACTCCTTCGGAGCAGTCGGACGATACGACTTTCAGACTCGGCCTTCTCGATGCCCTCGAACGCGATCTCGACCGGGTGTTCGAGTCCGGGATGCCCGGTGCCGTCGGCGAGCGCCCGCGGCACCCGCTGCTGCGCGCCCTGGTCCCGCTGGTCGGGCGCCCGGACGTCACCCCCGAACCGTTCCGCCGGCTGATCGAGGCCAACCGGGTCGACCAGACGGTCGCCCGCTACCGGACCTTCGACGACCTGGTCGGCTACTGCACGCTCTCCGCCGACCCGGTCGGCCGGCTGGTGCTGGCCCTGGCCGGGGTGTCGACCCCGCAGCGGATCGTGCTCTCCGACCGGATCTGCACCGCGCTCCAGGTGATCGAGCACCTGCAGGACGTGGCCGAGGACTTCGCCAACGGCCGGATCTACCTGCCGGCCTCGGACATGGCCCGGTTCCGGGTCACCGAGGCCGACCTGGGCCGGTCGTCCGCGGACGACCGGGTCCGTGAGCTGGTCGTCTTCGAGGCCGGCCGAGCCCGGACCCTGCTCGATCACGGCGCCCCGCTGGTGGGTACGGTTCGTGGCAGGCTTCGACTGCTGCTGGCGGGATTCACGGCCGGCGGGTACGCGGCACTGGCGGCCATCGAGGCGGCCGGCCACGACGTGCTCGCCGTGCAGCCGAAGCCCGACAAGCGCCGCCTCGCGATGAAGGCGGCGGCCATCTTCGCGAAGGGAAGGTGAACGCCCGAGTGGCGGCATCACCACTGGCGTCGGCACCGGTCATGGCGGCGTACCGCTACTGCGAGGCGGTCACCGCCCTGCAGGCCCGCAACTTCAGCTACGGGATCCGGCTGCTCCCGGAGCCGAAGCGGCTCGCCATGTCCGCGCTCTACGCGCTGGCCCGCCGGGTCGACGACATCGGCGACGGCGAGCAGCTGACGCCCGAGCGCAAGCACGAGCAGCTGCTGGCCACCCGGACCCTGCTGGACGAGGTCCGGGCGGGCAGCGTCGCCGAGGAGGACACCGACCCGATCAAGGTCGCGCTGGCCGACGCGGCGCGGCGCTTCCCGATCCCGCTGGACGCCTTCGACGAGCTGATCGACGGCGTCGAGATGGACCTGCGCGGCGAGGAGTACCGCACCTTCGAGGACCTCAAGGTGTACTGCCGCTGCGTGGCCGGCTCGATCGGCCGGCTCTCGCTCGGCGTCTACGGCTGCGAGGACCCCAAGCGGGGCGCCGAGTACGCGGACACACTGGGCCTGGCCCTGCAGCTCACCAACATCCTGCGCGACCTGCGCGAGGACGCGATCAACGGGCGCACCTACCTGCCCGCCGAGGACCTGGCCCGGTTCGGCTGCGAGCAGGGCTTCGCGCTGTCCCGGCCGCCGGTCGGCGCGGACTTCACCGGCCTGGTCGCCTTCGAGGCCGAGCGCGCCCAGGGCTACTTCGAGGAGGGCCTGCGGCTGCTCCCGATGCTGGACCGGCGCAGCCGGGCCTGCACCGCCGCGATGGCGGGGATCTACCACCGGCTGCTCGGGCGGATCGCGGCCGAGCCGGAGTCGGTGCTGCGCGGCCGGGTCTCGCTGCCCGGCTGGGAGAAGGCCTACGTCGCGCTCTCCGGCTTGGCCGGAGGACGCTCTTGACCGTTGCCGATCTTGGGCAGAGATTCAGCAGGCCGGTCCGGTGGAC of Kitasatospora viridis contains these proteins:
- the hpnC gene encoding squalene synthase HpnC, translated to MGDTLDKAARENFPVAPGFLPAAWRDDLMAVYGFARLVDDAGDGDLADPAGTAELLGAPTPSEQSDDTTFRLGLLDALERDLDRVFESGMPGAVGERPRHPLLRALVPLVGRPDVTPEPFRRLIEANRVDQTVARYRTFDDLVGYCTLSADPVGRLVLALAGVSTPQRIVLSDRICTALQVIEHLQDVAEDFANGRIYLPASDMARFRVTEADLGRSSADDRVRELVVFEAGRARTLLDHGAPLVGTVRGRLRLLLAGFTAGGYAALAAIEAAGHDVLAVQPKPDKRRLAMKAAAIFAKGR
- a CDS encoding glycosyltransferase family 2 protein, with protein sequence MSAAAAERTDRVGQAERFRLGAVIITMGNRPAELAALIDSVRAQEGPAVELAVVANGAPLPPLPEGVRTVELPENLGIPGGRNVGIELFGPNGRDVDAVLFLDDDGCLPRTDSARLLREAFTADPGLGIVSFRIADPDTGETQRRHVPRLRASDPLRSSPVTTFLGGASAVRCAVFENAGQLPAEFFYAHEETDLAWRALDAGWSIDYRADVVLHHPTTSPARHATYFHNVARNRVWLARRNLPAPLVPLYLCTWMLLTLARRPSGEAWKAWRTGFREGWRTPAGARRPMRWRTVWRLTRLGRPPVI
- a CDS encoding iron-containing alcohol dehydrogenase family protein; the encoded protein is MPVLTRLIPSPLFVEIRPGALDALAGVLADQRLSTAGRIAVAISNGSGAKLRQRLEPQLPKADWYRVEDGTLDAAVRLAEQMRGGHYDVLVGMGGGKIIDAAKYAAARVGLPLVAVATNLAHDGLCSPVSSLDNDAGRGSYGVPSPIGILVDLDVVRQAPLRFVASGIGDIVSNISACADWELSHRETGEAVDGLAVAMARSAGENILRHPGALPDQDLLTALAEALVLSGIAMNITGSTRPSSGACHEISHALDVLYPKRSAQHGEQVGLGAAFASHLRGERELTRLIVDCLRTHGLPVTADQLGFSEAEFTDAVHYAPNTRPGRFTILEHLDLSPTAIRDAYADYVQAVNR
- a CDS encoding sugar phosphate nucleotidyltransferase; the encoded protein is MIGLVLAAGAGRRLRPYTDTLPKALVPVDGEKTVLDLTLGNFAEVGLREAAIVVGYRKEAVEQRKAELESRYGVRLTLVENDRAEEWNNAYSLWCARELFGEGLLLANGDTVHPASVQRTMLDANDRLITEGRAPGLLLALDTVKKLADEEMKVVVDPAKGVQRITKLMDPAEATGEYIGLTVINPSAGADLTDALRTTFERDPQLYYEDGYQEMADRGLRIDVQPIGEVAWVEVDNHEDLAKAREIACRY
- a CDS encoding ABC transporter ATP-binding protein; this translates as MTTTDREERDAKAIAAAQETRVPTVVVDDVHIIYKVHGASAGKGSATSALSRLISKKRSPAITEVHAVRGISFTAYKGEAIGLIGSNGSGKSTMLSAIAGLLPTAKGGIYTQGQPSLLGVNAALMDDLTGERNVVLGCLAMGMSPAQVKERYQDIVDFSGINEKGQFINLPMRTYSSGMAARLRFSIAAAKTHDVLLIDEALSTGDQAFQRRSEARIRELRKEAGTVFLVSHNNNAIRDTCERTIWIETGELIMDGPTDEVVGMYERGERP
- the hpnD gene encoding presqualene diphosphate synthase HpnD; translated protein: MAAYRYCEAVTALQARNFSYGIRLLPEPKRLAMSALYALARRVDDIGDGEQLTPERKHEQLLATRTLLDEVRAGSVAEEDTDPIKVALADAARRFPIPLDAFDELIDGVEMDLRGEEYRTFEDLKVYCRCVAGSIGRLSLGVYGCEDPKRGAEYADTLGLALQLTNILRDLREDAINGRTYLPAEDLARFGCEQGFALSRPPVGADFTGLVAFEAERAQGYFEEGLRLLPMLDRRSRACTAAMAGIYHRLLGRIAAEPESVLRGRVSLPGWEKAYVALSGLAGGRS
- a CDS encoding ABC transporter permease, with protein sequence MSEPINLSRPGGVDTGLTQKQLAEKYGLAVSGARPGLFAYTKQLWGRRHFIVAFATARLVAQYTTAKMGQVWQVVTPLLNCAVFYLVFGVILKNRNIPDYIPWLCTGVFIFQFTQSAVQSGTGAISYNLGLIRALHFPRACMPIAFTVIQLQQLLISMVVLVAIVLGFGMPVGAAWLLVVPALIFQMLFNTGLALIMARIGAKTSDVSQLMPFLLRTWMYISGVMYSISGNVSGWPSYCRFLMQINPASVYMELIRHSLMPSIYNRTLHPVHYQVLPPHVWAAAVAWGVVMFVLGYVFFWKAEEEYGRG
- a CDS encoding CDP-alcohol phosphatidyltransferase family protein, with amino-acid sequence MLQRRSAEHWAGRLYMRRISLRITRLLSTVTAITPNGLTYLMMLTGILAGAALVIPGIAGAIAGALLIQVYLLLDCVDGEVARWRRQTSLTGVYLDRVGHYMSEAALLTGLGLRATDLLHRNGPASHWEWAFLGTLAALGAILIKSETDLVDVARARSGMTAVEDSASVPRSSGVARARKAAAFLKFHRLVGAVEASLFILAAGIADQVHGGLFFTRLAVVVLAAIAMLQTVLHLLSIVLSSRLR
- the idi gene encoding isopentenyl-diphosphate Delta-isomerase; its protein translation is MPDSRSTSLADDPVVAASPEILLELVDDQGVTIGTAEKLWAHQQPGHLHRAFSVFLFDKQGRLLLQRRALGKYHSPGVWSNTCCGHPYPDEPPFVAAARRTAEELGAAPALLCAAGTVRYDLPDEASGLIEREWNHLFVGLVTDELRPDPEEVDSTRFVTAQELKELQQEKPFSVWFDTVFQAALPGIREIAGRDW